One genomic region from Anguilla rostrata isolate EN2019 chromosome 2, ASM1855537v3, whole genome shotgun sequence encodes:
- the LOC135245234 gene encoding adenylosuccinate synthetase isozyme 2 isoform X2, which produces MASGALVGGNNAGHTVVVDAVEYDFHLLPSGIINPNVTAFIGNGVVIHLPGLFEEAAKNVSKGKGLEGWESRLIISDRAHIVFDFHQAVDGAQEQERQQQAGKNLGTTKKGIGPVYSAKAARSGLRICDLLADFQEFSERFKVLALQYKTMYPKLEIDIDGELERLKVYVERIKPMVRDGVYFLYEALHGPPKKILVEGANAALLDIDFGTYPFVTSSNCTVGGVCTGLGMPPQNVGEVYGVVKAYTTRVGIGAFPTEQSNEIGELLQTRGREVGVTTGRKRRCGWLDLVLLKYAHMINGFTALALTKLDILDVFPEIKVGVAYKVNNEQIPHFPANQEALQKVEVQYETLPGWNMDTSSVRTFQELPEQAQKFVRYIEEHLQVPVKWIGVGKSRESMIQLF; this is translated from the exons GGGGGGAATAATGCCGGGCACACCGTCGTGGTGGACGCGGTGGAGTACGACTTCCACCTCCTCCCCAGCGGGATCATCAACCCCAATGTCACCGCCTTCATCG GCAACGGGGTGGTGATTCATTTGCCGGGCCTTTTCGAGGAGGCCGCGAAGAACGTATCCAAGGGGAAAG GTCTGGAGGGCTGGGAGAGCAGGCTGATCATCTCTGACCGGGCGCACAtcg TGTTTGATTTCCACCAGGCCGTCGATGGGGCTCAGGAGCAGGAGAGGCAACAGCAGGCCGGGAAGAA CTTGGGCACGACGAAGAAGGGAATCGGCCCAGTATATTCGGCCAAAGCGGCCCGCAGCGGACTGCGGATATGTGACCTCCTGGCTGATTTCCAAGAGTTTTCCGAAAG ATTTAAAGTATTAGCCCTGCAGTACAAGACCATGTACCCAAAACTGGAGATCGACATTGACGGCGAGCTGGAAAGGCTAAAG gtctATGTTGAGAGGATAAAGCCGATGGTGCGGGATGGTGTGTATTTCCTGTATGAGGCCCTGCATGGACCTCCCAAGAAGATTCTAGTAGAGGGAGCTAACGCCGCCTTGCTGGACATTGACTTTG ggACCTACCCCTTTGTGACCTCATCGAACTGCACGGTGGGCGGAGTCTGCACCGGGCTGGGCATGCCGCCCCAGAACGTGGGCGAGGTGTACGGAGTGGTCAAGGCCTACACCACCCGCGTGGGCATCGGGGCCTTCCCCACCGAGCAGAGCAAT GAAATCGGGGAGCTCCTCCAGACCAGGgggcgggaggtgggggtgaCCACCGGCCGGAAGAGGCGGTGCGGCTGGCTGGACCTGGTGCTCCTCAAATACGCCCACATGATCAACGGCTTCACCGc TTTAGCCCTTACTAAGCTGGACATCCTGGATGTGTTTCCAGAAATTAAAGTGGGCGTGGCCTACAAGGTCAACAATGAACAGATACCTCATTTCCCAG CGAATCAGGAGGCCTTGCAGAAGGTGGAAGTGCAGTACGAGACCCTGCCCGGCTGGAACATGGACACCTCCTCTGTCCGCACCTTCCAGGAGCTTCCGGAACAGGCGCAGAAGTTTGTCCGCTACATCGAGGAGCACCTGCAAGTGCCTG TGAAGTGGATCGGCGTGGGTAAATCACGGGAGTCCATGATCCAGCTCTTCTGA